The following are encoded in a window of Artemia franciscana chromosome 5, ASM3288406v1, whole genome shotgun sequence genomic DNA:
- the LOC136027057 gene encoding uncharacterized protein LOC136027057 has product MAKLLIAFLALLGLVYGNQLVYTIPQAQPFYTPFSLLRYGAAPYPHPYYGSGSLIPVAPAPLVHIPTKTVTKIVPVPAAPAPVKYYRGSHGYSYGKTEPGSYSHVYSNQWH; this is encoded by the exons ATGGCTAAATTGCTT ATTGCCTTTCTTGCTCTTCTTGGACTTGTGTATGGTAACCAGCTCGTCTATACGATTCCCCAAGCCCAACCATTTTATACACCATTCAGTTTACTCAGGTACGGAGCTGCACCATACCCACATCCTTATTATGGATCAGGTTCTTTGATTCCTGTTGCACCAGCACCGTTAGTGCACATTCCAACCAAGACTGTAACAAAGATTGTACCAGTGCCTGCAGCACCAGCACCAGTGAAGTATTATAGAGGATCTCACGGGTATTCTTACGGGAAGACTGAGCCAGGAAGCTACTCACATGTTTACTCTAATCAATGGCATTAA